The following are encoded together in the Mugil cephalus isolate CIBA_MC_2020 chromosome 18, CIBA_Mcephalus_1.1, whole genome shotgun sequence genome:
- the pdss1 gene encoding decaprenyl-diphosphate synthase subunit 1, with translation MAVPWWRQCRRWSTNCTTTSLLEALRYFNVRSVSSAASYLGRAPSSSVSRNERQPRPSAHTHRNTLPFNLSLTSHNSRLLYPTLQSCCCRTTHSDAKLKDPFTLAQKDLTSLYDDIKKELFVSRDELKFLCDYYFDGKGKAIRPMIVVLMARALNIHSNRAGDLLPGQKAIAMITEMIHTASLVHDDVIDGSDKRRGKRTINEVWGERKAILVGDFILSAASMALARIGNNTVVKVLSQVIEDLVRGEFMQLGSKENENERFKHYLEKTFKKTASLIAHSCKAVSILVNSDPEVHEIAYQYGRNVGIAFQLVDDVLDFTTGASQLGKPSAADLKLGLATGPVLFACQQFPELHSMIMRRFSSKGDVDRAWQYVLQSDGVQQTSFLAQRYCQEAIRQISMLRPSPERDALIRLTEMVLTRDK, from the exons ATGGCGGTACCGTGGTGGAGACAGTGTCGAAGGTGGAGTACAAACTGCACGACCACCAGTTTACTTGAAGCGCTGCGGTATTTTAACGTCAGATCCGTGTCCTCCGCCGCGTCCTACCTGGGCCGGGCGCCCTCGAGCTCCGTGTCGCGGAATGAG AGGCAGCCACGGccgtctgcacacacacaccggaaTACCCTGCCCTTTAATTTATCTCTAACCAG TCACAATTCCCGGTTGCTGTATCCCACGCTACAGTCTTGCTGTTGCAGAACAACGCACAGCGATGCGAAACTCAAGGACCCTTTCACGTTAGCACAGAAAGATTTAACAAGTTTATATGACGACATCAAAAAG GAGCTGTTCGTCTCCAGAGACGAGCTGAAGTTTCTATGTGACTACTACTTCGACGGCAAAGGCAAAGCTATCCGACCAATGATTGTTGTCCTGATGGCCCGCGCCCTCAACATCCACAGCAACAGagctgg AGATTTGCTCCCGGGGCAGAAGGCCATCGCTATGATCACTGAAATGATTCACACTGCCAGCCTGGTGCACGATGACGTAATAGATGGATCAGATAAGCGGAGAGGAAAGAGAACGATAAATGAAGTGTGGGGTGAAAGAAAG GCCATCTTAGTCGGAGATTTCATCCTCTCCGCTGCCTCGATGGCTCTGGCTCGCATCGGCAACAACACGGTGGTGAAGGTCTTATCCCAGGTGATCGAGGATCTTGTGCGAG GCGAATTCATGCAGCTGGGCTCCAAAGAAAACGAGAACGAGAGATTCAAGCACTACCTCGAGAAAACCTTCAAGAAGACAGCCAGTCTTATTGCACACAGTTGTAAAGCA gTATCTATCCTGGTGAACTCTGATCCTGAGGTTCATGAAATAGCCTACCAGTACGGGAGAAACGTCGGCATCGCTTTTCAG CTGGTGGACGATGTTTTGGACTTCACAACCGGAGCCAGTCAGCTGGGGAAACCTTCTGCGGCCGATCTGAAACTCGGCTTGGCCACCGGACCGGTCCTGTTCGCTTGTCAACAG tTTCCTGAGCTTCACTCAATGATCATGAGACGTTTCAGCTCCAAAGGAGACGTGGACCGAGCCTGGCAGTACGTCCTTCAG agcGATGGTGTGCAGCAGACCAGCTTCCTGGCCCAACGCTACTGTCAAGAAGCCATCAGACAGATCAGCATGCTGCGGCCCTCCCCGGAGAGAGACGCCCTCATCAGGCTCACGGAGATGGTTCTCACCAGAGACAAGTGA
- the LOC124995676 gene encoding protein adenylyltransferase SelO-like — protein sequence MWSSICRPMLFALVVALGVAHVHVLEFCQSTDPDCHGHDDTKTNSPLSPQTLTSRCNVSNLIHNLGQFRVSCKKLIEAFPIDEVDGNFVRTVKNCIFSQSIPTPLKGPLRLAAVSKDVIEGILDLDMAVTRSDDFLHYASGGKLLPGSVPLAHRYGGHQFGYWAGQLGDGRAHLLGQYSNRKGEIWELQLKGSGRTPYSRSGDGRAVVRSSVREFLCSEAMYFLGVPTSRAASLILSEEPVLRDQFYNGNVKKERGAVVLRVAKSWFRIGSLEILSQSGETDLLRKLLNFIIDEHFPSVSVDDPQKYLAFYSTVVNETAHLIAQWMSVGFAHGVCNTDNFSLLSITIDYGPFGFMDSYNPNFVPNSSDDEGRYSVGAQADVGRFNLEKLLSALSPVLREKQQKQAKIVLKGYIDVYQMRIHQIFKEKLGLLGEEEDDGYLIALLLDMMEDTRSDFTMTFRQLSEASAEQLHNRDFTQMWALADLSSHEQFSEWLNMYLHRLSRQQNDSDLDRQHRMKDVNPRYVLRNWMAESAIKKAEMNDFSEVELLHHILSSPFVTQAAAEEAGYAARPPWWAESLNVSCSS from the exons ATGTGGAGCAGCATCTGCAGACCAATGCTCTTTGCTCTGGTAGTAGCATTGGGTGTCGCACATGTGCATGTCCTGGAGTTCTGCCAAAGCACTGATCCCGATTGTCACGGCCatgatgacacaaaaacaaacagcccaCTGTCGCCACAAACTCTCACGTCCAGGTGTAATGTTTCAAACCTCATACACAACCTGGGACAGTTCAGAGTGTCCTGCAAGAAGCTAATAG AAGCATTCCCGATCGATGAGGTCGATGGCAACTTTGTTCGGACTGTGAAGAACTGCATATTTTCCCAATCCATTCCAACCCCACTAAAAGGCCCTCTAAGGCTGGCGGCAGTGTCTAAG GACGTCATCGAGGGGATTTTAGATCTGGACATGGCTGTAACACGGTCAGATGATTTCCTGCATTATGCGAGCGGTGGCAAACTGCTGCCCGGGTCCGTACCACTGGCTCACAGATACGGAGGTCATCAG TTCGGGTACTGGGCAGGTCAACTGGGTGACGGTCGAGCACATTTACTTGGTCAATACTCAAACAG GAAGGGGGAAATATGGGAACTGCAGCTCAAAGGTTCTGGGAGAACTCCATATTCAAG GTCCGGAGACGGTCGAGCTGTTGTTCGCTCTTCTGTCAGGGAGTTCCTGTGCAGTGAGGCCATGTATTTCCTGGGCGTTCCCACCAGCAGGGCCGCAAG tttaatacTAAGTGAGGAGCCGGTGTTAAGAGACCAGTTCTacaatggaaatgtgaaaaagGAGAGAG GAGCCGTCGTTCTCCGAGTGGCCAAGTCGTGGTTTCGCATTGGCTCCTTAGAAATATTGTCCCAAAGCGGAGAAACAGATCTTCTGAG AAAGCTGCTGAATTTTATCATCGATGAACATTTTCCTTCTGTGAGTGTGGACGACCCCCAGAAATATTTG GCGTTTTATTCCACGGTTGTGAATGAAACAGCACATCTAATCGCTCAGTGGATGTCTGTTGGATTTGCACATG GTGTTTGCAACACTGACAACTTCAGCCTCCTTTCTATCACCATCGACTACGGACCGTTTGGCTTCATGGACTCATATAACCCCA ATTTTGTCCCGAACTCGTCCGATGATGAGGGTAGATACAGCGTAGGGGCTCAGGCAGACGTCGGCCGGTTCAACCTGGAGAAGCTCCTGTCGGCCCTGAGTCCTGTActcagagaaaagcagcagaagca GGCTAAAATCGTCTTAAAAGGATACATAGATGTTTACCAGATGAG GATTCACCAgatttttaaagagaaactgggtcTTCTtggtgaagaggaggatgacGGCTACCTCATTGCCCTCCTCCTTGAT ATGATGGAGGACACGCGGTCAGACTTCACCATGACCTTCAGGCAGCTCAGTGAAGCTTCAGCCGAGCAGCTCCACAACAGAGACTTCACACAG ATGTGGGCTCTTGCTGATCTGTCGTCACACGAGCAGTTTTCTGAATGGCTCAACATGTACCTGCATCGCCTCAGTAG aCAGCAGAATGATAGTGACTTGGATCGTCAACACAGGATGAAAG ATGTAAACCCTAGATACGTGCTGAGAAACTGGATGGCAGAGTCGGCCATAAAGAAAGCTGAGATGAACGATTTTTCCGAG GTGGAGCTGCTGCACCATATCCTGTCTTCTCCTTTTGTTACacaagcagctgcagaggaggcGGGTTATGCAGCAAGACCCCCGTGGTGGGCTGAGAGCTTAAATGTCAGCTGTTCTTCAtga
- the LOC124995674 gene encoding amyloid beta A4 precursor protein-binding family B member 1-interacting protein: MDDIDAMFSDLLGEMDLLTQSLGQETVPPAPLPTTNQELNFSIGFTDLNESLHELEDNDLDALMADLVADLSATEEKLAAEIQGLKAPSPPAGNLPAPPMGLSIQPASSISSPSSPAGSSISVSTPASSAASPVPPPPPQSVKPTKEEIEAQMKADKIKLALEKLKEAKVKKLVVKVLMNDGSSKTLMVDERQNTREVLDMMFEKTHCDCNVDWSLCETNPELQLERAFEDHENLVDPLSAWTRDSENKILFQERKEKYAVFKNPQNFYLWKKDKKALQEIKDKDKEILIQENFCGTSIIVPDLEGVLHLKEDGKKSWKQRLFQLRASGIYYVPKGKTKSSRDLVCFVQFDNVNVYYGKDFKTKYKAPTDFCFVLKHPQIQKESQYIKYMCCDDARTMNLWVTGIRIAKYGASLYENFKTAEKRAAVSSVWTNRSTPTSSNPSTPSPTIKAKSPGQANGHAPKPQAGPVIQDLGNLPPPPPALADDLPPPPPDPAFPPPTPPMAPKSSAKPAPPQRHLPANFPPPLPAMDNLPPPPPPPPVDESSEAPPDFLPPPPPATGYGSLPPPPAMANSLPPPPPSGGFGGFGGLGDSLPPPPPDPGYLPPPPPEPAFQSAGAPPPPPPPPPPAAPAPGAAAAGGPRLAVRTTGSLKKLPPAPPKRTTPPMQGGGGGGGGEGGGDLMSELMLAMRKKRDQ; the protein is encoded by the exons AGTCTTGGACAGGAAACAGTACCCCCCGCGCCTCTCCCCACCACCAACCAGGAACTCAACTTCTCCATCGGCTTCACTGACCTGAATG AGTCCCTGCACGAACTGGAGGACAATGATTTGGACGCCCTCATGGCTGATTTGGTGGCTGACCTCAGTGCAACGGAAGAGAAACTCGCAGCAGAGATACAAGGCCTGAAGGCGCCATCACCTCCTGCCGGAAACCTACCGGCGCCACCCATGGGCCTGAGCATCCAACCTGCCTCCTCGATCAGTTCGCCATCATCGCCCGCAGGCAGCAGCATAAGCGTTAGCACCCctgcctcctctgctgcctcccCCGTACCACCTCCGCCTCCTCAGTCTGTGAAGCCTACGAAA GAGGAAATCGAGGCGCAGATGAAGGCGGACAAAATCAAACTTGCTCTTGAGAAGCTCAAGGAAGCAAAAGTGAAAAAG CTGGTGGTGAAGGTGCTTATGAACGACGGCAGCTCCAAGACTCTGATGGTCGACGAGAGGCAAAATACCAGGGAAGTTCTGGACATGATGTTTGAGAAGACCCACTGTGACTGTAACGTGGACTGGAGTCTGTGTGAGACCAACCCTGAACTGCAACTTG aACGGGCATTTGAAGACCACGAGAACCTTGTGGATCCTCTCTCAGCATGGACGAGGGACAGCGAGAACAAAATCCTCTTtcaagagagaaaggaaaaatatGCGGTTTTCAAAAACCCACAG AACTTTTATCTGTGGAAGAAGGACAAGAAAGCTCTCCAAGAGatcaaagacaaagacaaggaaaTATTAATCCAG GAGAACTTCTGCGGCACTTCCATCATCGTGCCCGATCTGGAGGGGGTGCTCCACCTCAAAGAGGACGGCAAGAAGTCGTGGAAGCAGCGTCTCTTCCAGCTGAGGGCCTCGGGAATTTATTACGTGCCCAAAGGGAAGACCAAG TCGTCCCGCGACCTTGTCTGCTTTGTGCAGTTCGACAACGTAAACGTCTACTACGGCAAAGACTTTAAGACCAAATACAAGGCCCCGACCGACTTCTGCTTCGTCCTGAAG CACCCTCAGATCCAGAAAGAGTCTCAGTACATCAAATACATGTGCTGTGACGACGCTAGGACCATGAACCTCTGGGTGACTGGCATAAGGATTGCAAAG TACGGCGCATCGCTGTATGAAAACTTTAAAACGGCGGAGAAGAGGGCAGCCGTTAGCTCCGTGTGGACGAACCGCAGCACTCCAACCAGCTCCAATCCATCAACGCCGTCACCCACCATCAAAG CAAAATCACCAGGCCAAGCCAACGGTCACGCTCCCAAACCCCAAGCAGGACCTGTTATACAG GACTTGGGAAATTTaccacctccacccccagcGTTAGCCGACGAcctccctccaccacctcccgACCCGGCCTTTCCTCCTCCAACTCCCCCTATGGCTCCTAAGAGTTCAGCAAAGCCGGCCCCCCCACAGCGACACCTGCCAGCCAACTTTCCTCCACCTCTACCTGCAATGGACAACCTCCCACCTCCGCCGCCGCCCCCGCCCGTTGACGAGTCCTCAGAGGCTCCACCCGACTtcctcccaccccctcctccgGCCACGGGCTACGGTTCACTGCCACCTCCGCCAGCGATGGCGAACTCTCTACCCCCACCTCCTCCGTCAGGTGGTTTCGGTGGTTTCGGCGGCCTGGGCGACTCCCTGCCTCCCCCGCCACCAGATCCGGGGTATTTACCGCCACCTCCACCGGAGCCAGCGTTCCAATCAGCCGGGGCGCCTCCGCCACCCCCTCCGCCACCGCCTCCAGCCGCTCCAGCTCCGGGTGCTGCTGCCGCCGGGGGCCCACGTTTAGCTGTGCGGACCACTGGGTCACTGAAGAAGCTTCCTCCTGCCCCGCCAAAGAGGACTACACCACCGATgcaaggtggaggaggtggaggaggtggagaaggaggtggcGACCTCATGTCAGAACTGATGCTAGCCATGCGGAAGAAGCGCGATCAATAG